The DNA sequence TCATTCGCCGATGCCTTGGCCACGGCCAGCGACACGCCCAAGATCGCGTTGGCCCCTAGCTTACTTTTCGTCTTCGTCCCATCCAACGCAATCATGGCCCGATCGATACCGGCCTGATCGAAGGCCTCCTTACCGAGCAATTCCGGGGCAATGACCTTGCTGATATTCGAGGCCGCCTTTGAGACGCCCTTTCCCATCCACCGTTTTTTGTCGCCGTCTCGCAGTTCGATCGCTTCCTTTTCCCCCGTCGATGCCCCAGAGGGAACGGCCGCCCGCCCCTTCGCGCCGCTTTCAAGCGTCACTTCAGCCTCAATCGTCGGATTGCCCCGTGAATCGATGATCTGCCGACCTCTGATTTCTCTAATCGCGCTCATTGTTTCTCCTGTTGTTGAACGATCTCAGTTAGCCTTTGCGATAAATGTCTCTTCGATGACTGATCGCATGAATCATGATCAACTTTTCCTCGTGGATAAGCTCATAGACTACGCGATAGTCGCCGACACGCAATTTGAACAATCCTTCAAACTCTCCTGTGAGCGCTTCAAGATTTGTATCTGTAAGATTCTCTGCCAGCCATTCCATTCGATCAACGATTCGTCGCGCGACAGGCTTGTCCACTTTTGCAAGGCCCTTTGAGGCGGCGTCTAGAAGGCGAACACGGTACATGCGCTCAGTTGAGTCCTAGCCGTTTTACAATCGCGGTCAATGATTCCCCTCGTTCGCCTCCCGCCACGGCCTTTCGTTGACGAAGTAACCGATCCTTGACAGTCTTCTTCAGTACAAGACCTTGATCTGGATCGCCTAAGAGCTGCAGCAATTTCCTTTCGACAGTCGACTCGATGATTTTCTGTAACTCATGTTTTGTCATCTTGGCTACAGTCGCCGCCATGTGCCACCCTTGATTGCTCTAACCGCGCTCATGCTTTCCTCACAGAAGTTTTTAACCAGCACCTGCGTATTACTTAAAAATAAGACTCCTCAAAAAGGCCTCTCCCTCTTTCTCAACAGAAAGAATAGAATCTCCCTGTGGCACCCTTGGGCTGTACTCGAGTTTCACCAGAACCGGCGAACTGGGGTGGAGACAGGCAAGCCCGTGCACTTGTAGGATATAAACGCAGGATGGGCAATTGGGATTACCTCTATCTTCGCTTGATACATCATACTTCTTGCAACTGAACCCTAAAGTTTCGTCGGATGAAGATTTGAATTCGATTAAACGAAGCCGCCCGGTCTTAGCATCCTGCTCAGTACGGTGCATGAGAGCTTCAAGGAAGCTCTGCTTTTCCGCTTGAGCTACACCATCAATCCTTGTAGAAAAAACCGTGGCCGCTACCGATGGTTTAGGAACCATCGTGACATCGAGCTGTTTTTGAAATGCCAAATTATATGGCCCTGACGGAGACACGATGTACCACTTTTCTCCTTGCGGTGGAAGAATAGAAAAACGTTCAAACTCTATTCTTTTGGCCAGATCTTCGATAGGAGTTCGAGTTACAGATCGCGCACACCCAGTGATTGATGCTGCAATAAGAAAAAGAGTAGTGAACGGAACAATAACTCTCATACTTCAATCCTTCCTTGAGCGTACGCATTGCGCAAGCACAGGAATCTACCTGGTCGTTTCCTATCCTCCCCCCAATTTTTTTCTCAGCAACTCATTCACCTTCCCCGGATTCGCCTTTCCGCCGCTCGCCTTCATGACCTGTCCGACGAGAAAACCCAATACTTGTTGTTTGCCTTCCTTAAACTGCGCAACCTGGGCTGGATTGCTGCTCAATACCTCGGTAATGATCTGCTCCAGCGCCCCTTCGTCGGAGACCTGCGTCAACCCTTTTTCTTGCACAATCTGTTCGGGGGCCTTCCCGCTGGTATAGAGTTCCGGAAAGATTTCACGGGCGACTTTCAAGCTGATAGTCCCTTTGTCCACCATTTGCAAAAGACCGACGAGCCGTTCAGGCGTGACAGGCGACGCTGAAATATCCGTCCCGGAGTTGTTCAACTCTCTCATCAACTCCCCCATCACCCAGTTGCTCACCGTCTTCGGCTGGTTGAACTGCTTGACGGACACTTCAAAATAATCCGCCATGCCTTTTGACGCCGTCAGGATGGTGGCGTCATACTCAGGCAATCCATAGTCCGACACGAATCGCTTCGTCCGCACGGCCGGCAGTTCCGGCTGGCCGGCACGGAATCCTTCGATCCAGGCCTCGTCCAACTTCAACGGCACCAGATCAGGGTCGGGGAAATACCGATAGTCATGCGCTTCCTCTTTGGAACGCATGACCGCCGTTTCGCCGCGTTCGATATTCCAGAGCCTCGTTTCCTGGCGAATCTTGCCCCCCTCCTTCAACACGTTGGTCTGCCGTTTGATCTCATACTCGACCGCATCCTTCACATACTTGAAGGAGTTGATGTTCTTCAGCTCGACTTTCGTCCCAAACTCCTTCTGTCCCGAGGGGCGCAGCGATAAGTTCGGCTCACACCGAAAGCTTCCCTCCTCCATGTTGCCGTCACAGACGCCAAGGTACATCAAGATTTCCCGCAGTCCTTTGAGATAGGCCACCACCTCGTCGGCCGAATGCATGTCCGGTTCCGTCACGATTTCCAGCAGCGGTGTGCCGGCGCGGTTCAGATCGACCCGGCTCCCCTTGGTGCCGGTCTCATGGATGTTTTTCCCGGCATCTTCTTCCAAATGCGCGCGACGAATACGGACGCGTTTTGTCCCTCCGCCGCTCTCACGAACCTCAATCCACCCATGCTCGCAAATCGGGGATTCATATTGGGAAATCTGATATCCCTTGGGCAGATCCGGGTAAAAATAGTTCTTTCTCGCGAATCGATTGTTCGCCGCGATCGTACAGTTCAGGGCCAAACCGGCGCGGACCGCCATTTCGACCGCCGCTCGGTTGATGACGGGCAAGCTGCCCGGCAGACCGAGACAGACCGGACAGGTCTGACTGTTGGCGGACAGACCGAAGGTCGTGCCGCACCCGCAGAACATCTTGGAGTTGGTCCGCAGTTGGGCGTGGACCTCCACTCCGATGACCGTCTCGAAGATCATCCTCGATCGGCTCCTTCATCGGGCATGCGACCGCGTTCGCGCCTCATGGCTTCTCGTCCGGCATCGAATGCCTCCCGCAGGACCGACTGCTTCGTCTCGACAAACTCCTTGCCCTGATCAACGACTTCTTCAAATACCTCACCGGCGCGCCCGGCAAGATCTCGCAGATCGTGCTCCGCGCGACGGGCATACCCCCGGAGTCGATCACGCGATTCGCTCCCCGATTGTGGCGCCAACAACAGCGCCGCGACCGCACCCATCGCTGCCCCGCTCAGAAACGCCAACAAGACCGCCGCTGATGTTCCTCGATCATCCGCCATTGTGCGTCCCTCCTTCATGTTTCATGCGCTCCCGCACGACGTGAGTGGCTGCCTTGAAACCTGCGACCATGCTCGCCACATTGTTCAACAGCGTCCCGCTTGACCCACGAACGATATTATGGACATGCTGCACCGATTCGCCGACTTCACCCATTGCATGCAGCAAGACGGCCGCATGCTCCGTGCCCTCGCGCACCTGATTCGTCACATCGTTCAAGTTCTGGCTCATGGCCCGCAGTTCCGCCACGAGAGCCGGCACCTCGGCGTTCATCTTCGAGAGGAGTTGTTCGGACTCGGCCACCGTTTTGCGGACCTGCATCAATAACGGTACGAGATACCCAACCAGCACGGCGAATGCCACGGCTACAAGAAGGGCGGCTATTTCTACGATGGTCATAGGGCAATCTCCGTGAAGGGTGAAGCCCGCTTCGCCGACTCAACGAGGCGAGCGTGAAACGTGAAGCGTCGTAAAAGATCGTTCGGCATGTTGCTTACCGCTGCCTTCATCAATTCACCGTATATTCGGCTTCTTCAGATGCCAGTGTGTCGATTGCTCATAGGCATGAGCCGCTCGAAGTATCGTCTCTTCTTCGAACACTCGCCCGATCAGTTGCAGTCCGATCGGAAGTCCCTCTTTGCTGAAGCCGCAGGGCAGAGCAATCGCCGGCAAGCCGGCTAGATTGACCGAGATCGTGAAAATATCGGAGAGGTACATCTGCAGCGGATCTTCGCTCTTTTCACCGAGCTTGAAGGCCGGAGTCGGCGTCGCCGGGGTCACGATCAAATCCACCTCTTTGAACGCGGCGTCGAAATCCTGGCAGATCAACGTTCGTACCGCTTGGGCTTTCTCATAGTACGCATCATAGTACCCGGCGCTGAGCACGTAGGTCCCCAGCATGATTCGACGCTTCACCTCCGGGCCAAACCCTTCCTGTCGCGTTTTCATATAGAGATCGAGAAGATCCTTGGTGTCCTTGGCGCGAAAACCGAACTTCACCCCGTCGAACCGAGCAAGATTCGAGCTGGCTTCCGCCGTGGCGATCACATAGTACACAGCCACAGCCGCGTCGGTCCTCGGCAGATGAATTTCCTTGATCTCGGCTCCAAGATGCTTCAGTTCCCCGATCGCCGCCCTCACCGACTGTTCGACCTCCGGATCGAGCCCTTCGGTAAAAAACTCAACCGGCACGCCGATCTTCAGCGTTTTGAGATCCCGCTTTTGCAGCGCTTTCATGTAATCCGGAACAGGACGATCGACCGACGTGGAGTCCATCGGATCATGACCTGCGATAGCCTGCAGAAGAAACGCCGCATCGGATACACTTCTCGCGACCGGCCCGATTTGGTCCAACGAGGAAGCAAACGCGACCAACCCATACCGCGAGACCCTTCCATACGTCGGCTTCAGCCCCACCACGCCACAGAAGGCGGCCGGCTGCCTGATGGACCCGCCGGTGTCTGAGCCAAGCGCCGCCACACATTCCTCTGCCGCCACCGCCGCCGCAGACCCTCCGCTTGATCCTCCCGGCACGCAGTGCAGGTTCCAAGGGTTTCGGCTGGGACCGAACGCGGAATTTTCCGTTGATGACCCCATCGCGAATTCATCTAAATTCGTCTTGCCCAACAAGAGGTACTCCTGCGCGCGCAACTTGGCGATCACCGTCGCATCGTACGGCGGGACGAAGTTCTGCAACATCCGAGAGCTACAGGTCGTAGAGACGCCGTCCGTACAGATATTATCCTTGACGGCAAGCGGCATTCCGGTGAGCGGCTTGGTCTTCCGCCATCCCTTGAGCTTTTGATCCAAGACCTCCGCCTCCATGAACGCCGATTCTTTCGCCTGCGTGACGAAGGCCTTCACTTTTGGCTCGACATGGCCGATGCGCAAGAAGTAGGCGCGCACGATTTCCGTGGCCGTTACTTCCCCTGCCCGGAATTGTTTCTGAAGTTCGCAGAGGGTGAGTTTATGAAGAGACATGGACCTCTCGTTCCCGACTGGTGATCTGCGCACGAACCGACACGACGCCTCATCGGTCAGCCTGTCCGTGGCGTATCAGCTCACCGCCACAATTCGATTTTTTTCATTCACCCGGACGATCTTGGGGGTGTGTTTTTTGATCTCTTCTTCGCCGTAATACTCATAACAAAAGATGATGATCTGATCTCCGACCGCCGCCTTTCGCGCGGTGGGCCCATTTAAAATGATCTCTCCTTTCCCTCGCGTACCGTTGATCGCGTACGTCATGAACCGCTCGCCGTTATTCAAGTTCGAACAGACAATCGCCTCGTAGGGAAGGATCCCGGCCGCCTCCATCAAGTCTTCATCGATCGTCAGACTGCCTTCATACTCGAGATGGGCCCCTGTCACGGTGGCACGATGAATTTTCGAACGTAGCATTTGTCGAAACATGTATTTCCCCGTTAAATCGTCAATCGCTGCGTAGCTTCGTTGTTGTCAACGCGCGAGTCGGCTCCCTGATGATCAACGCTCCTCTAGAATTTTAGGGACAACAAACCCGTCCGCTTCACGCTCCGGCGCATTGGCCAACGCCTTCTCTGAAGACAGTGATGGACGCGCAAAATCCTCACGAAACACATTCACGTGCCCCATAACCGTGGCGGTCGGTTCGACTCCCGTCGTGTCGTACCGGTTCAGCGTATCGACATGCGCGAGAATCTGGGTCAACTGCTTGGCAAACGTCTCCGTTTCAGCGGCCGTCACCGCCAATCTCGCCAACCGCGCCGCCTTTTCCACATCCTGCTGCGTAATTTCCACTTTCGTTCTTCCTTCTTTTTCTTCCCTTCCCAATGAGGTGCGCAGGTGGGTCCCTTACTGCGCACATTCAACGAGGGCTTTCAACTGTTCTTACCCTCGCCGCCCTGGCGGCGCCAAGACGCCGCCTTCATCCCTGAGGCCGCGCGTTGAGCGAGCATAGGGACGTACCTGCGCACCTCATTCACGGCCTATTCCACCGTCACGCTCTTGGCGAGATTCCTCGGCTGATCCACATCCGCCCCGCGCAATACCGCAATATGATAGGCGAGGAGTTGAAGCGGGATGGTAAACAAAATCGGCGAAATCAGCGGATGGGTATCAGGAACGGTAAACACCGCATCCGCGATCTTGCCGAGCTCCCGCTCTCCTTCGGCCACGAAGGCAATCACCGGCGCGTGTCGGGCCTTCACTTCCATAAGATTGCTCACCGTCTTGTCGTACAATCGGTCCCGCGGCGCCAAGACCACCACCGGCATGTCTTTATCGATCAGCGCGATCGGGCCATGCTTCATCTCGCCCGCCGCATAGCCTTCGGCATGGATATAAGAAATTTCCTTGAGCTTCAGCGAGCCCTCCAGCGCGATCGGATAGTTGATGCCTCGCCCCAAAAACAAAAAGTTCCGCTTCTTGTAATACCGCTTGGCGATCGCCACGATTTCGGCTTCTCGCTGCAGCACACGCTCGACCAACACCGGCAACTGCACCAATCGGTCAAGCCAGGCTTTCCCATCTACCACCTTCATCACATTACGAACTCGCGCCAAATGCAAGGCCAGGAGATACAGCGCGGTGAGTTGCGCCGTAAAGGCTTTTGTCGAGGCGACACCGATCTCCGGCCCGCAGTGCGTGTACAGGACCCCGTCCGACTCGCGCGCCAGGGTACTCCCGACCACATTGACGATCGAGACCACGCGCGCGCCTTTCCGCTTCGCCTCTCGCGCGGCAGCCAGCGTATCGGCCGTCTCGCCGGATTGAGAAATCGTAATGAACAAGTCGTTCTTGCCGACGAGCGGATCGCGATAGCGAAACTCGCTGGCAATATCCACCTGAACCGGAGTGCGAACCATTTCTTCAAATAGATACTTTCCGACTTGCCCCGCATGCCAGGACGTGCCGCAGGCGACGATCCAGATCCGCTCAACCGCGGCGAATTCCTTCGCCGTCAAACCGATATCGGGCAGATCCGCTTCCCCGGTTTCATAGGAATACCGTCCGCGCATGGTATCAAGAATAGTCTGCGGCTGTTCGTGAATTTCTTTCAGCATGAAGTGGGGATAGCCGCTTTTCTCCGCCGCCGATGCATCCCAGGTAATCGTCGACGATTTGCGCACGACGGCATGGCCGTCGACGTCGGTGAGATCCACCTGGTGCTGAGTGACCACCGCCACGTCCCCCTCTTCGAGATAGGTCACATCTCGCGTATGCGCCAGCATCGCCATCACATCGGAGGCGACATACGAGGCGTGTTTCGTCCGACCGACGACGAGCGGACAGCCCGCCCGAGCGGCAATCAAGGTTCCGGGTTCCCGTTCCGAGATGACCGCCAGCGCATAACTGCCCCGTACGTCCTTCGTCGCGAGCCGCACCGCGTCGGCCAGCTTATTTTCCTTCTGAAGGTACTTGTCGATCAAATGGGCGACCACTTCCGTATCGGTTTCCGATGCGAATTTGTAGCCGTCTTTTTGCAACTGTTGCTTCAGCTCTTGGTAATTTTCGATAATCCCGTTGTGCACCAACACACAGCCTTTCGACCGGTGCGGATGGGCATTCTGTTCCGAGGGTTTCCCATGGGTCGCCCATCGAGTATGGCCGATTCCGACCGTCCCCTTGAGCTCGTTCGTTTTGAGCGAATTTTGGAGATTGACCAGCTTTCCCACGCTCCGTTTGACGACGATTTTCTCCCCCTGCATGATGGCCACACCCGATGAGTCGTAGCCTCGATACTCCAGCTTGGCCAATCCCCCGATGAGGATCGGAACCGCATCTTGATTGCCGACATATCCGACGATCCCACACATAGCCGTTGCTCCCAGGCCTGAGTTGACTGACGGACGAACGAACAATCCGCCGCGATCATCCTCTCGATGACTTTGCGCGCCCCCGCTTCATCGTACTCGAAGTTGTTCCGGTCTTCTGTTTCTTCGACTTGCTGATGACCTTCGTTGAATCTTCGCCCGGCGTACCGGCGCTCAGCAACATCCGACGTTTCGCTGCCCAGCCGACTCGATTGACCTGCAACACCCGGGCGATCGCCAACGAATCGGCCGGCACATTCTGCGTCACGGTCGTCCCCGCCGCCACCACCGATCCCTCTCCTATGGTGACCGGCGCAATCAGCTGCGTGTCACTCCCGAGAAATACGTTCTTGCCGATCACGGTTTGATGTTTGCGCACGCCGTCGTAGTTACAGGTGATAGTGCCGGCACCGATGTTGACCCCTTCGGCAATCGTGGCATCACCCAAATAACTGAGGTGATTGGCCTTGGATCCTTCGCCCAATTCGGTTTTCTTCATCTCGACGAAATTTCCGACTTTCGCTTTCCGCCTGATCACCACGCCCGGGCGAAGATGGACGAACGGTCCCAGATGCGCGTCATCATCCACTTCCGACGCAGCGAGCACACAGGAGTCCAAAATCTCGACATGATTACCGATCACGCAATCGGTGATGCGGGTCCCGGAGCGGATTGTCGTCCCTTCACCGATACTGGTTGTGCCTTCGAGACTTACGTGTGGATAAAGCACTGTATCTCGTCCAATGGTGACTCCGGCGTCAATCCACACAGAACCAGGATCCCGCATCGTGACTCCGGCTTCAAGCCAGCGCTCGCGAATCTGCTGACGGACAACCTGTTCCGCGGCCGCCAGCTGTTGCCTGGTATTGACTCCCAGCCCCTCTTCGGGATCTTGAAGAGTCACTGCCGCAACCAGCCGCCCTTGGGCGACCGCCATCTGAACAATATCCGTCAGATAGTATTCATGCTGAGCGTTGCGAGGCTCCAGCTTATCGAGGGCGTCAAAGAGAAAGGCTCCGGACACGACATACGTGCCCACGTTGATTTCTTTCGTGGCCCGTTCTACCGGAGTGGCATCACGATCTTCGACGATCTTCAGCACGTCGGACGAAGCGGACTGCCGGCGGATGACCCGGCCATAGCCGCTGGGATCATCGAGCGTCGCCGTCAAAATCGTCACAGTGGCGCCCTCGGACTGATGGATTCTCAACAGTTCGCGCGCCGTCTCTTCCTTCAACAACGGAGTGTCGCCGTTCAAGATAAGATAATTCGTCGGATGCGCCTCATCACCCCCATAAAATGCGGGGCGGCTTTGCATCACGGCATGGCCGGTTCCGAGTTGCTCGGCTTGCTCGACGATGTTCACAGACTTTGACCCCGGCCGACCCGCGATACCTGAGTCGATCACGTGCCGAACCCTGTCGGATTGATGCCCGACCACAACCGCGATGCGATGGCCCGCGAGTCGGAGCGCCACATCAACGGCGTAGAGAACCATCGGTTTCCCCGCGACATGATGCAGCACTTTGACTTGGTCGGACTTCATCCGTTTGCCCAACCCGGCCGCCATCACGATCACGCCTAAGCCGGGAATGCGCGAGACCGTCATGCATGGATCGACTGATTGTTTCATCGAGGACTCCGAAAATGAGAAGGTCGCCATTGCGTATCAGACACCCTATCTATCCGATCGGCACACCGGCATCCGGCTGTTTGACCTGGTTCCACTTCGACTCCCCCTTCAGCGCTGATGCCATGGCGCCGGACGGCGTATAGAGACCGCCCGATACGATCAGTTTCATCGCTTCTTCAATACTGATATCAACAGAGATCACTTCCCGTTCCGGCACTAAGAGAAAATAGCCCGACGTCGGGTTGGGCGAGGTGGGCACGTAGACATGAATCAACGCCTCCTGGCCCAATGCCGTGGTTTCGCCTTTCGTCATGCCGGTCACGAATGCAAAACAATAATGGCCGTTCTTCGGGAATTGAATCAAGACCACACGCCGATAGGACCCTCGCTCCGAAAACGACAGAATATCCATCATCGATTTCAATGTGGAATATATCCCCCGGACAAGAGGAAGCCGGTTGAGCCAATCCTCCCAGTGACCCACGATCTGACGCCCGATGAAGTTCGCCGCGAACAATCCGACTAAAAAGATGAGCAGGATCAGTGTTACGATCCCGAGGCCAGGGATGTAGTGATCCGGCACCAATTCCGCGACGGCATCGCCTAAGATGCCGTCCACCGCGACAAACAGGGTCTTCAGGACAAGAATGGTGCCCCAGATAGGAGTGACCAGCAAGAGTCCCGTCAGAAAATACCGTCTTAGCGCGGTCTTGAGCATGAATCACCGGCACCCAATCACAGGGAGAATATTCAGTGGTTCATCTTACAGAGTTCCGGACAAACCCCGCAAGTATTTTATTGTAAATTTCAACAGGTTATGTGACTTGACTGGAACAATTCATAAAAGGTACCGCTCTTGCTATTCGCTTCGACCTG is a window from the Candidatus Nitrospira nitrificans genome containing:
- a CDS encoding type II toxin-antitoxin system RelE family toxin gives rise to the protein MYRVRLLDAASKGLAKVDKPVARRIVDRMEWLAENLTDTNLEALTGEFEGLFKLRVGDYRVVYELIHEEKLIMIHAISHRRDIYRKG
- the gatB gene encoding Asp-tRNA(Asn)/Glu-tRNA(Gln) amidotransferase subunit GatB, giving the protein MIFETVIGVEVHAQLRTNSKMFCGCGTTFGLSANSQTCPVCLGLPGSLPVINRAAVEMAVRAGLALNCTIAANNRFARKNYFYPDLPKGYQISQYESPICEHGWIEVRESGGGTKRVRIRRAHLEEDAGKNIHETGTKGSRVDLNRAGTPLLEIVTEPDMHSADEVVAYLKGLREILMYLGVCDGNMEEGSFRCEPNLSLRPSGQKEFGTKVELKNINSFKYVKDAVEYEIKRQTNVLKEGGKIRQETRLWNIERGETAVMRSKEEAHDYRYFPDPDLVPLKLDEAWIEGFRAGQPELPAVRTKRFVSDYGLPEYDATILTASKGMADYFEVSVKQFNQPKTVSNWVMGELMRELNNSGTDISASPVTPERLVGLLQMVDKGTISLKVAREIFPELYTSGKAPEQIVQEKGLTQVSDEGALEQIITEVLSSNPAQVAQFKEGKQQVLGFLVGQVMKASGGKANPGKVNELLRKKLGGG
- a CDS encoding YtxH domain-containing protein, with translation MADDRGTSAAVLLAFLSGAAMGAVAALLLAPQSGSESRDRLRGYARRAEHDLRDLAGRAGEVFEEVVDQGKEFVETKQSVLREAFDAGREAMRRERGRMPDEGADRG
- a CDS encoding DUF948 domain-containing protein, yielding MTIVEIAALLVAVAFAVLVGYLVPLLMQVRKTVAESEQLLSKMNAEVPALVAELRAMSQNLNDVTNQVREGTEHAAVLLHAMGEVGESVQHVHNIVRGSSGTLLNNVASMVAGFKAATHVVRERMKHEGGTHNGG
- the gatA gene encoding Asp-tRNA(Asn)/Glu-tRNA(Gln) amidotransferase subunit GatA; the protein is MSLHKLTLCELQKQFRAGEVTATEIVRAYFLRIGHVEPKVKAFVTQAKESAFMEAEVLDQKLKGWRKTKPLTGMPLAVKDNICTDGVSTTCSSRMLQNFVPPYDATVIAKLRAQEYLLLGKTNLDEFAMGSSTENSAFGPSRNPWNLHCVPGGSSGGSAAAVAAEECVAALGSDTGGSIRQPAAFCGVVGLKPTYGRVSRYGLVAFASSLDQIGPVARSVSDAAFLLQAIAGHDPMDSTSVDRPVPDYMKALQKRDLKTLKIGVPVEFFTEGLDPEVEQSVRAAIGELKHLGAEIKEIHLPRTDAAVAVYYVIATAEASSNLARFDGVKFGFRAKDTKDLLDLYMKTRQEGFGPEVKRRIMLGTYVLSAGYYDAYYEKAQAVRTLICQDFDAAFKEVDLIVTPATPTPAFKLGEKSEDPLQMYLSDIFTISVNLAGLPAIALPCGFSKEGLPIGLQLIGRVFEEETILRAAHAYEQSTHWHLKKPNIR
- the panD gene encoding aspartate 1-decarboxylase; the protein is MFRQMLRSKIHRATVTGAHLEYEGSLTIDEDLMEAAGILPYEAIVCSNLNNGERFMTYAINGTRGKGEIILNGPTARKAAVGDQIIIFCYEYYGEEEIKKHTPKIVRVNEKNRIVAVS
- the gatC gene encoding Asp-tRNA(Asn)/Glu-tRNA(Gln) amidotransferase subunit GatC codes for the protein MEITQQDVEKAARLARLAVTAAETETFAKQLTQILAHVDTLNRYDTTGVEPTATVMGHVNVFREDFARPSLSSEKALANAPEREADGFVVPKILEER
- the glmS gene encoding glutamine--fructose-6-phosphate transaminase (isomerizing), with translation MCGIVGYVGNQDAVPILIGGLAKLEYRGYDSSGVAIMQGEKIVVKRSVGKLVNLQNSLKTNELKGTVGIGHTRWATHGKPSEQNAHPHRSKGCVLVHNGIIENYQELKQQLQKDGYKFASETDTEVVAHLIDKYLQKENKLADAVRLATKDVRGSYALAVISEREPGTLIAARAGCPLVVGRTKHASYVASDVMAMLAHTRDVTYLEEGDVAVVTQHQVDLTDVDGHAVVRKSSTITWDASAAEKSGYPHFMLKEIHEQPQTILDTMRGRYSYETGEADLPDIGLTAKEFAAVERIWIVACGTSWHAGQVGKYLFEEMVRTPVQVDIASEFRYRDPLVGKNDLFITISQSGETADTLAAAREAKRKGARVVSIVNVVGSTLARESDGVLYTHCGPEIGVASTKAFTAQLTALYLLALHLARVRNVMKVVDGKAWLDRLVQLPVLVERVLQREAEIVAIAKRYYKKRNFLFLGRGINYPIALEGSLKLKEISYIHAEGYAAGEMKHGPIALIDKDMPVVVLAPRDRLYDKTVSNLMEVKARHAPVIAFVAEGERELGKIADAVFTVPDTHPLISPILFTIPLQLLAYHIAVLRGADVDQPRNLAKSVTVE
- a CDS encoding DUF502 domain-containing protein, translated to MLKTALRRYFLTGLLLVTPIWGTILVLKTLFVAVDGILGDAVAELVPDHYIPGLGIVTLILLIFLVGLFAANFIGRQIVGHWEDWLNRLPLVRGIYSTLKSMMDILSFSERGSYRRVVLIQFPKNGHYCFAFVTGMTKGETTALGQEALIHVYVPTSPNPTSGYFLLVPEREVISVDISIEEAMKLIVSGGLYTPSGAMASALKGESKWNQVKQPDAGVPIG